From one Phocoena sinus isolate mPhoSin1 chromosome 6, mPhoSin1.pri, whole genome shotgun sequence genomic stretch:
- the SLC28A3 gene encoding solute carrier family 28 member 3 yields the protein MSSKNSLELQRTAALTAEGCSNTGFQYDDDCFENQNTSGNDNSLRSRVVQNREQENGKQGEEQVTIEQDSPRNDEDEDDQETHQKGCLERKCGTVYDFFREHQTILKSTTWGILIAGYLALVIAACVLNFHRALPLFVITVVAIFFVIWDHFMAKYDSQIAHFLSPGQRLLDSHWFWLKWVIWGCLILGVIFWLVFDTAKLGQQQLVSFGGLIMYITLTFLFSKHPTKVYWRPVFWGVGLQFLLGLLILRTEPGFMAFDWLGKQVQTFLEYTNAGASFVFGEKYEDHFFAFKVLPIVIFFSTVMSMLYYLGLMQWIIKKVGWVMLVTMGTSPVESVVASGNIFVGQTESPLLVRPYLPSVTKSELHAIMTAGFSTIAGSVLGAYISFGVSSSHLLTASVMSAPAALAISKLFWPETETPKITLKNAMKMENGDSKNLLEAAAQGASSSIPLVANIAANLIAFLALLSFVNSALSWFGNMFDYPQLSFEVICSYIFMPFSFMMGVDWQDSFMVAKLIGYKTFFNEFVAYQKLSELIHLRQESGPKFVDGVQQYMSIRAETIATYALCGFANFGSLGIVIGGLTSIAPSRKHDIATGAVRALIAGTVACFMTACIAGMLTSTPVDSNCHHILENAFNSSSVRNTTDVVSCCQSLLNSTVVNGSSEVIPAGNHSLYSLKHCCNLLNPPTLNCRWIPF from the exons TATGATGACGACTGCTTTGAAAACCAGAACACATCAGGAAATGACAACTCACTAAGGAGCAGAGTTGTGCAAAACAGAGAGCAAGAAAATGGCAAACAG GGCGAAGAACAAGTGACCATCGAGCAGGATTCTCCAAGAAATGATGAAGATGAGGATGACCAAGAGACACATCAAAAAGG GTGCCTGGAAAGGAAGTGTGGTacagtttatgatttttttaggGAACACCAAACAATCCTTAAGTCCACGACCTGGGGCATTTTAATAGCAG GTTACCTGGCTCTGGTGATTGCGGCCTGTGTGCTGAACTTTCACAGAGCCCTTCCTCTTTTCGTGATCACGGTGGTTGCCATCTTCTTTGTGATCTGGGATCACTTCATGGCCAAATATGACTCTCAAATCGCTCATTTCCTCTCTCCTGGCCAAAGGCTTCTGGACAGCCACTGGTTCTGGCTGAAGTG GGTGATTTGGGGCTGCCTGATCCTGGGAGTTATTTTCTGGCTGGTCTTTGACACTGCCAAATTGGGCCAACAGCAGCTGGTGTCCTTCGGTGGACTCATAATGTACATTACCCTGACATTTCTATTTTCCAAGCACCCAACCAAA GTTTACTGGAGGCCTGTCTTTTGGGGTGTTGGGTTACAGTTTCTTCTTGGGCTTTTGATACTAAGGACAGAACCTGGATTTATGGCTTTTGATTGGCTGGGGAAACAAGTTCAG ACATTCCTGGAGTACACTAATGCTGGTGCCTCGTTTGTCTTTGGTGAGAAATACGAAGACCACTTTTTTGCATTTAAG gtCCTGCCCATCGTGATTTTCTTCAGCACTGTGATGTCCATGTTGTACTACCTTGGATTGATGCAGTGGATCATTAAAAAG GTTGGATGGGTAATGCTAGTGACTATGGGAACATCTCCTGTTGAATCTGTAGTTGCTTCTGGCAATATATTTGTTGGACAG ACAGAGTCTCCACTGCTGGTCCGACCATATTTACCGAGCGTCACCAAGTCTGAACTCCACGCAATCATGACCGCTGGCTTCTCTACTATTGCTGGAAGTGTCTTAGGCGCATACATTTCTTTTGGG GTTTCGTCCTCTCACTTGTTAACTGCTTCAGTTATGTCTGCACCTGCGGCATTGGCTATTTCTAAACTTTTTTGGCCTGAGACAGAAACACCTAAAATAACCCTCAAGAAtgccatgaaaatggaaaatgg TGATTCAAAGAATCTCCTAGAAGCCGCAGCACAGGGAGCATCCTCATCCATTCCCCTGGTGGCAAACATCGCTGCGAATTTGATTGCCTTCCTGGCCCTGTTGTCTTTTGTGAATTCAGCCCTGTCCTGGTTTGGAAACATGTTTGACTACCCACAACTGAGTTTCGAG GTAATATGCTCCTACATCTTCATGCCCTTTTCCTTCATGATGGGAGTGGACTGGCAAGACAGCTTTATGGTTGCCAAACTCATAGGTTATAAGACATTCTTCAATGAATTTGTGGCTTATCAGAAACTCTCAGAATTGATCCATTTAAGGCAAGAGAGTGGACCCAAATTTGTGGATGGTGTGCAGCAATATATGTCG ATTCGTGCTGAGACAATTGCCACTTATGCTCTCTGTGGCTTTGCCAATTTTGGTTCCCTAGGAATAGTGATCGGCGGACTCA CATCCATAGCTCCTTCCAGAAAGCATGACATCGCCACAGGAGCAGTGAGAGCTCTGATTGCGGGGACCGTCGCCTGCTTCATGACAGCCTGCATCGCAG GCATGCTTACCAGCACTCCTGTGGACAGCAACTGTCATCACATTTTGGAGAATGCCTTCAACTCCAGCTCGGTTAGAAACACAACCGATGTAGTATCTTGTTGCCAGAGTCTACTGAACAG CACTGTTGTCAACGGTTCCAGTGAGGTCATCCCAGCAGGAAACCATAGCCTATATTCTTTGAAGCACTGCTGCAATTTGTTGAATCCACCAACACTAAACTGCAGGTGGATTCCTTTTTGA